Proteins encoded within one genomic window of Camelina sativa cultivar DH55 chromosome 19, Cs, whole genome shotgun sequence:
- the LOC104765431 gene encoding probable sulfate transporter 3.4 isoform X1, which translates to MGHGTNRVEDMSSPNNGTAATATAGGETIVEIHSVCLPPKKTAFQKLKKRVADVFFPDDPLQRFRNQTWRNRVILGLQSLFPIFTWGSHYDLKLFRSDVVSGLTIASLAIPQGISYAKLANLPPIVGLYSSFVPPLIYAVLGSSKHLAVGPVSIASLVMGSMLSESVSPTQDPILYLQLAFTSTFFAGLFQASLGLLRLGFLIDFLSKATLVGFTAGAAVIVSLQQLKGLLGIVHFTGKMQFIPVMSSVFNHRSEWSWETIVMGMCFLSILLTTRHISMRKPKLFWISAAAPLASVIISTLLVYLIRSKTQAISYIGHLPKGLNPPSSNMLYFSGAHLALAIKTGIITGILSLTEGIAVGRTFASLKNYQVNGNKEMMAIGFMNMAGSCTSCYVTTGSFSRSAVNYNAGAKTAVSNIVMASAVLVTLLFLMPLFYYTPNVILAVIILTAVIGLIDYQAAYKLWKVDKFDFFTCMCSFFGVLFVSVPLGLAIAVGVSVIKILLHVTRPNTSEFGNIPGTQIYQSLGRYREASRIPGFLILAVESPIYFANSTYLQERILRWTREEETRIKENNGTTLKCIILDMTAVSAIDTSGLEAVFELRRRLEKQSLQLVLVNPVGTVMEKLHKSKIIDALGLSGLYLTVGEAVADLSSTWKANGQP; encoded by the exons ATGGGTCATGGCACGAACAGAGTAGAAGACATGTCGTCGCCCAACAATGGAACcgccgcaaccgcaaccgcaggaGGAGAAACGATCGTGGAGATACACAGCGTTTGTCTGCCGCCTAAGAAAACAGCGTTTCAGAAACTGAAGAAGCGCGTTGCGGACGTGTTCTTCCCTGATGATCCGTTACAGAGGTTTAGGAACCAAACATGGAGAAACAGAGTGATCCTTGGTCTTCAAAGCTTGTTCCCTATATTCACATGGGGTTCTCACTACGATCTCAAGCTTTTTAGGTCCGACGTTGTCTCTGGTCTCACCATTGCTAGTCTCGCCATCCCTCAG GGAATCAGTTATGCCAAGCTAGCAAACTTACCACCCATAGTTGGTCTTT ACTCAAGCTTCGTGCCACCGCTGATATACGCAGTTCTTGGGAGTTCAAAACATCTTGCAGTTGGTCCTGTCTCAATAGCATCACTTGTGATGGGATCAATGTTAAGTGAAAGTGTTTCTCCAACACAAGACCCAATTCTTTATCTCCAATTGGCTTTCACTTCAACTTTCTTTGCTGGTCTCTTCCAAGCCTCCCTTGGCCTTCTTAG gcTGGGATTTCTGATTGACTTTTTGTCAAAGGCAACTTTGGTTGGTTTCACTGCTGGTGCTGCAGTGATTGTGTCACTTCAACAGCTTAAGGGTCTTCTTGGAATTGTTCACTTCACTGGCAAAATGCAATTCATTCCTGTCATGTCATCTGTTTTCAACCACAGATCTGAA TGGTCTTGGGAAACTATTGTGATGGGGATGTGTTTCTTGAGCATTCTCTTAACCACAAGACACATT AGCATGAGGAAGCCAAAACTATTCTGGATATCAGCTGCAGCACCTTTGGCATCAGTTATTATATCAACTCTGCTTGTATACCTCATTCGATCCAAGACTCAAGCCATCTCTTAT ATTGGGCATCTACCAAAGGGTTTGAATCCACCTTCATCAAACATGTTGTACTTCAGTGGTGCTCATCTTGCTCTTGCCATCAAAACCGGTATCATCACTGGGATTCTATCTCTTACA GAAGGGATTGCTGTAGGGAGAACTTTTGCATCTCTAAAGAACTATCAAGTTAATGGGAACAAAGAAATGATGGCTATAGGTTTTATGAACATGGCTGGTTCTTGCACCTCTTGCTATGTTACAACAG gGTCTTTCTCTCGATCTGCGGTAAACTACAATGCTGGAGCGAAAACAGCGGTGTCTAACATTGTGATGGCCTCAGCAGTTCTTGTGACCCTTTTGTTCTTGATGCCACTCTTCTACTACACTCCTAATGTGATCCTAGCTGTTATCATCTTAACCGCGGTGATAGGACTCATTGATTATCAAGC GGCTTACAAGCTCTGGAAAGTTGACAAATTCGATTTCTTTACTTGCATGTGTTCCTTCTTTGGCGTTCTCTTCGTTTCTGTACCGCTTGGCCTAGCAATAGCA GTGGGAGTTTCAGTTATCAAGATCTTGCTGCACGTAACCAGACCAAACACTTCAGAGTTTGGGAACATTCCAGGGACTCAGATATATCAGAGTCTTGGAAGATACAGAGAAGCCTCAAGAATCCCTGGCTTCCTAATTCTTGCCGTTGAATCTCCTATTTACTTCGCCAATAGCACTTACCTGCAAGAAAG GATCTTGAGATGGACCAGGGAAGAGGAAACTCGGATAAAGGAGAACAATGGTACTACCTTGAAATGCATAATTCTCGATATGACAG CTGTGTCTGCGATAGATACAAGTGGACTTGAAGCGGTGTTTGAACTTAGGAGGAGGCTTGAGAAGCAATCACTTCAG CTTGTGCTGGTGAATCCTGTGGGGACCGTGATGGAAAAGCTACACAAGTCAAAGATCATTGATGCATTGGGTCTGAGTGGACTTTATCTAACAGTTGGTGAAGCTGTAGCTGATCTCTCATCAACATGGAAAGCTAATGGACAACCATGA
- the LOC104765431 gene encoding probable sulfate transporter 3.4 isoform X2, with the protein MGHGTNRVEDMSSPNNGTAATATAGGETIVEIHSVCLPPKKTAFQKLKKRVADVFFPDDPLQRFRNQTWRNRVILGLQSLFPIFTWGSHYDLKLFRSDVVSGLTIASLAIPQGISYAKLANLPPIVGLYSSFVPPLIYAVLGSSKHLAVGPVSIASLVMGSMLSESVSPTQDPILYLQLAFTSTFFAGLFQASLGLLRLGFLIDFLSKATLVGFTAGAAVIVSLQQLKGLLGIVHFTGKMQFIPVMSSVFNHRSEWSWETIVMGMCFLSILLTTRHISMRKPKLFWISAAAPLASVIISTLLVYLIRSKTQAISYIGHLPKGLNPPSSNMLYFSGAHLALAIKTGIITGILSLTEGIAVGRTFASLKNYQVNGNKEMMAIGFMNMAGSCTSCYVTTGSFSRSAVNYNAGAKTAVSNIVMASAVLVTLLFLMPLFYYTPNVILAVIILTAVIGLIDYQAAYKLWKVDKFDFFTCMCSFFGVLFVSVPLGLAIAVGVSVIKILLHVTRPNTSEFGNIPGTQIYQSLGRYREASRIPGFLVLAVESPIYFANSTYLQERILKWTREEETRIKENNGTTLKCIILDMTAVSAIDTSGLEAVFELRRRLEKQSLQLVLVNPVGTVMEKLHKSKIIDALGLSGLYLTVGEAVADLSSTWKANGQP; encoded by the exons ATGGGTCATGGCACGAACAGAGTAGAAGACATGTCGTCGCCCAACAATGGAACcgccgcaaccgcaaccgcaggaGGAGAAACGATCGTGGAGATACACAGCGTTTGTCTGCCGCCTAAGAAAACAGCGTTTCAGAAACTGAAGAAGCGCGTTGCGGACGTGTTCTTCCCTGATGATCCGTTACAGAGGTTTAGGAACCAAACATGGAGAAACAGAGTGATCCTTGGTCTTCAAAGCTTGTTCCCTATATTCACATGGGGTTCTCACTACGATCTCAAGCTTTTTAGGTCCGACGTTGTCTCTGGTCTCACCATTGCTAGTCTCGCCATCCCTCAG GGAATCAGTTATGCCAAGCTAGCAAACTTACCACCCATAGTTGGTCTTT ACTCAAGCTTCGTGCCACCGCTGATATACGCAGTTCTTGGGAGTTCAAAACATCTTGCAGTTGGTCCTGTCTCAATAGCATCACTTGTGATGGGATCAATGTTAAGTGAAAGTGTTTCTCCAACACAAGACCCAATTCTTTATCTCCAATTGGCTTTCACTTCAACTTTCTTTGCTGGTCTCTTCCAAGCCTCCCTTGGCCTTCTTAG gcTGGGATTTCTGATTGACTTTTTGTCAAAGGCAACTTTGGTTGGTTTCACTGCTGGTGCTGCAGTGATTGTGTCACTTCAACAGCTTAAGGGTCTTCTTGGAATTGTTCACTTCACTGGCAAAATGCAATTCATTCCTGTCATGTCATCTGTTTTCAACCACAGATCTGAA TGGTCTTGGGAAACTATTGTGATGGGGATGTGTTTCTTGAGCATTCTCTTAACCACAAGACACATT AGCATGAGGAAGCCAAAACTATTCTGGATATCAGCTGCAGCACCTTTGGCATCAGTTATTATATCAACTCTGCTTGTATACCTCATTCGATCCAAGACTCAAGCCATCTCTTAT ATTGGGCATCTACCAAAGGGTTTGAATCCACCTTCATCAAACATGTTGTACTTCAGTGGTGCTCATCTTGCTCTTGCCATCAAAACCGGTATCATCACTGGGATTCTATCTCTTACA GAAGGGATTGCTGTAGGGAGAACTTTTGCATCTCTAAAGAACTATCAAGTTAATGGGAACAAAGAAATGATGGCTATAGGTTTTATGAACATGGCTGGTTCTTGCACCTCTTGCTATGTTACAACAG gGTCTTTCTCTCGATCTGCGGTAAACTACAATGCTGGAGCGAAAACAGCGGTGTCTAACATTGTGATGGCCTCAGCAGTTCTTGTGACCCTTTTGTTCTTGATGCCACTCTTCTACTACACTCCTAATGTGATCCTAGCTGTTATCATCTTAACCGCGGTGATAGGACTCATTGATTATCAAGCCGCTTACAAGCTCTGGAAAGTTGACAAATTCGATTTCTTCACTTGCATGTGTTCCTTCTTTGGCGTTCTCTTCGTTTCTGTACCTCTTGGCCTAGCAATAGCA GTGGGAGTTTCAGTTATCAAGATCTTGTTGCACGTAACCAGACCAAACACTTCAGAATTTGGGAACATTCCAGGGACTCAAATATATCAGAGTCTTGGAAGATACAGAGAAGCCTCAAGAATCCCTGGCTTCCTAGTTCTTGCCGTTGAATCTCCTATTTACTTCGCCAATAGCACTTACCTGCAAGAAAG GATCTTGAAATGGACCAGGGAAGAGGAAACTCGGATAAAGGAGAACAATGGTACTACCTTGAAATGCATAATTCTCGATATGACAG CTGTGTCTGCGATAGATACAAGTGGACTTGAAGCGGTGTTTGAACTTAGGAGGAGGCTTGAGAAGCAATCACTTCAG CTTGTGCTGGTGAATCCTGTGGGGACCGTGATGGAAAAGCTACACAAGTCAAAGATCATTGATGCATTGGGTCTGAGTGGACTTTATCTAACAGTTGGTGAAGCTGTAGCTGATCTCTCATCAACATGGAAAGCTAATGGACAACCATGA
- the LOC104765431 gene encoding probable sulfate transporter 3.4 isoform X3 encodes MGHGTNRVEDMSSPNNGTAATATAGGETIVEIHSVCLPPKKTAFQKLKKRVADVFFPDDPLQRFRNQTWRNRVILGLQSLFPIFTWGSHYDLKLFRSDVVSGLTIASLAIPQGISYAKLANLPPIVGLYSSFVPPLIYAVLGSSKHLAVGPVSIASLVMGSMLSESVSPTQDPILYLQLAFTSTFFAGLFQASLGLLRLGFLIDFLSKATLVGFTAGAAVIVSLQQLKGLLGIVHFTGKMQFIPVMSSVFNHRSEWSWETIVMGMCFLSILLTTRHISMRKPKLFWISAAAPLASVIISTLLVYLIRSKTQAISYIGHLPKGLNPPSSNMLYFSGAHLALAIKTGIITGILSLTEGIAVGRTFASLKNYQVNGNKEMMAIGFMNMAGSCTSCYVTTGSFSRSAVNYNAGAKTAVSNIVMASAVLVTLLFLMPLFYYTPNVILAVIILTAVIGLIDYQAAYKLWKVDKFDFFTCMCSFFGVLFVSVPLGLAIAVGVSVIKILLHVTRPNTSEFGNIPGTQIYQSLGRYREASRIPGFLILAVESPIYFANSTYLQERILRWTREEETRIKENNGTTLKCIILDMTAVSAIDTSGLEAVFELRRRLEKQSLQLVLVNPVGTVMEKLHKSKIIDALGLSGLYLTVGEAVADLSSTWKANGQP; translated from the exons ATGGGTCATGGCACGAACAGAGTAGAAGACATGTCGTCGCCCAACAATGGAACcgccgcaaccgcaaccgcaggaGGAGAAACGATCGTGGAGATACACAGCGTTTGTCTGCCGCCTAAGAAAACAGCGTTTCAGAAACTGAAGAAGCGCGTTGCGGACGTGTTCTTCCCTGATGATCCGTTACAGAGGTTTAGGAACCAAACATGGAGAAACAGAGTGATCCTTGGTCTTCAAAGCTTGTTCCCTATATTCACATGGGGTTCTCACTACGATCTCAAGCTTTTTAGGTCCGACGTTGTCTCTGGTCTCACCATTGCTAGTCTCGCCATCCCTCAG GGAATCAGTTATGCCAAGCTAGCAAACTTACCACCCATAGTTGGTCTTT ACTCAAGCTTCGTGCCACCGCTGATATACGCAGTTCTTGGGAGTTCAAAACATCTTGCAGTTGGTCCTGTCTCAATAGCATCACTTGTGATGGGATCAATGTTAAGTGAAAGTGTTTCTCCAACACAAGACCCAATTCTTTATCTCCAATTGGCTTTCACTTCAACTTTCTTTGCTGGTCTCTTCCAAGCCTCCCTTGGCCTTCTTAG gcTGGGATTTCTGATTGACTTTTTGTCAAAGGCAACTTTGGTTGGTTTCACTGCTGGTGCTGCAGTGATTGTGTCACTTCAACAGCTTAAGGGTCTTCTTGGAATTGTTCACTTCACTGGCAAAATGCAATTCATTCCTGTCATGTCATCTGTTTTCAACCACAGATCTGAA TGGTCTTGGGAAACTATTGTGATGGGGATGTGTTTCTTGAGCATTCTCTTAACCACAAGACACATT AGCATGAGGAAGCCAAAACTATTCTGGATATCAGCTGCAGCACCTTTGGCATCAGTTATTATATCAACTCTGCTTGTATACCTCATTCGATCCAAGACTCAAGCCATCTCTTAT ATTGGGCATCTACCAAAGGGTTTGAATCCACCTTCATCAAACATGTTGTACTTCAGTGGTGCTCATCTTGCTCTTGCCATCAAAACCGGTATCATCACTGGGATTCTATCTCTTACA GAAGGGATTGCTGTAGGGAGAACTTTTGCATCTCTAAAGAACTATCAAGTTAATGGGAACAAAGAAATGATGGCTATAGGTTTTATGAACATGGCTGGTTCTTGCACCTCTTGCTATGTTACAACAG gGTCTTTCTCTCGATCTGCGGTAAACTACAATGCTGGAGCGAAAACAGCGGTGTCTAACATTGTGATGGCCTCAGCAGTTCTTGTGACCCTTTTGTTCTTGATGCCACTCTTCTACTACACTCCTAATGTGATCCTAGCTGTTATCATCTTAACCGCGGTGATAGGACTCATTGATTATCAAGCCGCTTACAAGCTCTGGAAAGTTGACAAATTCGATTTCTTCACTTGCATGTGTTCCTTCTTTGGCGTTCTCTTCGTTTCTGTACCTCTTGGCCTAGCAATAGCA GTGGGAGTTTCAGTTATCAAGATCTTGCTGCACGTAACCAGACCAAACACTTCAGAGTTTGGGAACATTCCAGGGACTCAGATATATCAGAGTCTTGGAAGATACAGAGAAGCCTCAAGAATCCCTGGCTTCCTAATTCTTGCCGTTGAATCTCCTATTTACTTCGCCAATAGCACTTACCTGCAAGAAAG GATCTTGAGATGGACCAGGGAAGAGGAAACTCGGATAAAGGAGAACAATGGTACTACCTTGAAATGCATAATTCTCGATATGACAG CTGTGTCTGCGATAGATACAAGTGGACTTGAAGCGGTGTTTGAACTTAGGAGGAGGCTTGAGAAGCAATCACTTCAG CTTGTGCTGGTGAATCCTGTGGGGACCGTGATGGAAAAGCTACACAAGTCAAAGATCATTGATGCATTGGGTCTGAGTGGACTTTATCTAACAGTTGGTGAAGCTGTAGCTGATCTCTCATCAACATGGAAAGCTAATGGACAACCATGA
- the LOC104765433 gene encoding MAR-binding filament-like protein 1 encodes MGFLIGGSCFVPSVPLHSRFLPYPSSSSSTSPSQFGLLCSSNVAKFKRRRPTSASLNREDGYEFDSASVKRRAFLLVGISVLPFLQLRSPALADERGNEIKTSKLDQETEVAVVSEGTSPNTFLSLLNGLGIFSAGVLGALYALARQDTKAAEESIESLQNQLKDKERALILKEKDFEAKLQHEKEERKKELKKAKEEQLSLTNQLNSAKDVVAGLGRELSSEKRLCEELKVQIESLQSSLSKAGEDKKALETELNEKVDLVEKLQDRINLLSLELKDSEEKTQRISALLAEKESELEHLNSAYTQISQDIAKANLEIKELKEELTRNQSELDSKNSAIEELNTRITTLMAEKESYIQKLDDVSKDYSALKLTSETRAAADAELISRKEQEIQQLHEKLDRALEDVNTNKDKVADLTEKYEDSKRMLDIELTTVKNLRHELDGTKKELQASSDRVSDLETMLDESRSLCSKLESELAIVHADWNEAKEKYERNLNVEKQKKETLASELAVEKDLLKRAKDELEGVTHELNESSVKNQSLQKELVEVYKKVETTSKELEEEKKTVLSLNKEVKGMEKQILMDREARKSLETDLEEAVKSLDEMNKNTSILSRELEKVNTHASSLEDEKEVLQRSLEEAKNASKEAKENVEDAHILVMSLGKEREVLEKKVKKLEEDLGSAKGEILRMRSEPKSVKAVNSKDDKEKSDDTVTVKKVVRRRKSSTTS; translated from the exons ATGGGTTTCCTCATAGGGGGCTCTTGCTTCGTCCCTTCTGTTCCTCTCCATTCCAGATTCCTTCcgtatccttcttcttcttcttctacttctccgTCTCAGTTTGGGCTTCTGTGTTCGAGTAATGTCGCCAAGTTCAAGCGCCGGCGACCAACATCGGCTTCTTTAAACCGGGAAGATGGGTATGAGTTTGACTCTGCCTCCGTCAAGAGGAGAGCTTTTCTTCTTGTGGGTATCTCCGTTCTTCCGTTTTTGCAGCTTCGATCACCGGCTTTGGCTGATGAAA GAGGCAATGAGATTAAGACATCGAAGCTTGATCAAGAAACTGAG GTTGCAGTAGTAAGTGAAGGAACATCCCCAAATACATTTCTGTCTCTCCTGAATGGCCTTGGAATTTTTAGTGCTGGAGTTCTTGGTGCACTTTATGCACTGGCTCGGCAAGATACAAAAGCTGCTGAAGAAAGCATTGAATCT CTACAGAACCAGttgaaagacaaagaaagagcATTAATTTTGAAGGAGAAAGACTTTGAAGCAAAGCTGCAGCATGAGAAGGAAGAGCGGAAAAAGGAactaaaaaaagcaaaagaggaaCAATTGTCATTGACCAACCAGTTGAATTCTGCGAAGGATGTGGTGGCAGGCTTAGGCCGGGAGCTAAGTAGCGAGAAGAGATTATGTGAGGAGCTTAAAGTTCAAATCGAAAGTCTGCAAAGTAGTCTGTCAAAGGCTGGTGAAGACAAAAAGGCACTTGAAACAGAGCTCAATGAAAAGGTTGATTTGGTTGAGAAGCTGCAAGATCGGATCAACTTGCTTAGTTTGGAGCTGAAAGATAGCGAAGAGAAAACTCAACGTATTAGTGCATTGCTAGCAGAAAAGGAATCAGAACTGGAGCACCTCAACTCTGCTTACACTCAGATTAGCCAAGATATTGCCAAAGCGAATTTAGAAATCAAAGAGCTGAAGGAAGAACTCACAAGAAATCAGAGTGAATTAGACTCGAAGAATTCAGCGATTGAGGAGTTAAACACCAGAATAACAACTTTGATGGCTGAGAAAGAGAGTTATATTCAGAAGCTTGATGACGTTTCAAAAGATTATAGTGCTTTGAAATTGACTTCTGAGACGCGAGCAGCAGCTGATGCGGAGCTCATCAGCAGGAAAGAGCAGGAGATTCAGCAGCTACATGAAAAGCTGGATCGTGCGCTAGAGGATGTAAATACAAATAAAGACAAAGTTGCTGACTTAACTGAGAAATACGAAGACTCGAAGAGAATGCTGGATATAGAACTGACTACTGTAAAAAATTTGCGACATGAACTTGATGGAACAAAGAAAGAACTTCAGGCATCTAGTGATCGGGTCTCTGACCTGGAAACGATGCTAGATGAATCAAGATCTTTGTGTTCAAAGTTAGAATCAGAGCTTGCTATAGTTCACGCAGATTGGAATGAAGCTAAGGAAAAATATGAAAGGAACCTTAATgtggaaaaacagaaaaaggagACTTTGGCTAGCGAACTTGCAGTGGAGAAAGATCTTCTGAAGAGAGCTAAAGACGAGCTTGAGGGAGTAACCCATGAACTCAATGAATCTTCTGTCAAGAACCAGAGCCTTCAGAAGGAACTAGTGGAGGTTTACAAGAAAGTTGAGACCACTAGCAAGGAAttggaagaggagaagaagacggtTTTGTCGTTGAATAAAGAGGTGAAAGGAATGGAAAAGCAGATCTTGATGGACAGGGAGGCTAGGAAATCCCTTGAAACAGACCTCGAAGAAGCAGTAAAGTCCTTAGATGAGATGAACAAAAACACGTCAATACTGTCACGAGAGCTTGAGAAGGTGAATACCCATGCCTCGAGCTTGGAGGACGAGAAAGAAGTGCTACAAAGATCACTAGAAGAGGCAAAGAATGCATCAAAAGAAGCTAAGGAAAACGTGGAAGATGCACATATCCTCGTAATGAGTCTTGGAAAAGAGAGGGAAGTTCtagagaagaaagtgaagaagctCGAGGAGGACTTGGGCTCTGCAAAGGGTGAGATACTACGCATGAGGAGTGAACCGAAGTCTGTAAAAGCTGTGAATAGTAAAGACGACAAAGAGAAAAGCGATGACACAGTTACTGTGAAGAAAGTTGTCAGGAGGAGAAAGAGCAGTACCACTTCTTGA
- the LOC104765434 gene encoding pentatricopeptide repeat-containing protein At3g16010, whose product MMYISARSKFQKRSISTLPHLSQRFKQTEKEIVQMFSEPNHEESEKPQEKWKLSRKDPSVRMLDERFIRIVKIFKWGPDAEKALEVLKLKVDHRLVRSILEIDVEINVKIQFFKWAGKRRNFQHDSSTYMTLIRCLEEARLYGEMYRTIQEVVRNTYVSVSPSVLSELVKALGRAKMVGKALSVFYQAKGRKCKPTSSTYNSVILMLMQEGQHEKVHEVYTEMCNEGDCFPDTVTYSALISSYEKLGRDDSAIRLFDEMKDNCMQPTEKIYTTLLGIYFKVGKVEKALDLFEEMKQAGCSPTVYTYTELIKGLGKAGRVEEAYGLYKNMLRDGLTPDVVFLNNLMNILGKVGRVEELKNVFSEMGMWRCTPTVVSYNTVIKALFESKAPVSEVSFWFDKMKADGVFPSEFTYSILIDGYCKTNRVEKALLLLEEMDEKGFPPCPAAYCSLINALGKAKRYEAANELFKELKENFGNVSSRVYAVMIKHFGKCGKLSEAVDLFNEMKNQGSGPDVYAYNALMSGMVKAGMVNEANSLLRKMEETGCSADINSHNIILNGFARTGVPRRAIEMFETMKHCGIKPDGVTYNTLLGCFAHAGMFEEAARMMREMKDKGFEYDAITYSSILEAVGNVDHEKDV is encoded by the exons ATGATGTACATATCTGCTCGATCCAAATTCCAAAAGAGGAGTATCTCAACTCTACCTCATCTCTCTCAGAGATTTAAACAAACAG AGAAGGAGATTGTTCAGATGTTTAGTGAACCGAATCATGAGGAATCTGAGAAGCCTCAAGAGAAGTGGAAACTATCTAGAAAGGATCCATCAGTGAGGATGTTGGATGAGAGATTCATTAGAATAGTGAAAATCTTCAAATGGGGACCTGATGCTGAGAAAGCCTTGGAGGTGCTTAAACTTAAAGTGGATCATCGATTAGTTCGTTCCATTCTTGAGATAGACGTTGAGATTAATGTCAAGATTCAGTTTTTCAAATGGGCTGGTAAAAGAAGGAACTTTCAGCATGATTCCTCCACTTACATGACCTTAATACGTTGCCTTGAAGAAGCTAGGCTTTATGGTGAAATGTATAGAACGATACAAGAGGTGGTCCGTAACACATATGTTAGTGTTAGCCCTTCTGTGCTCTCTGAGCTTGTGAAAGCATTGGGGAGAGCTAAGATGGTTGGTAAAGCCTTGTCGGTTTTTTATCAGGCGAAAGGACGCAAGTGCAAACCCACTTCGAGCACTTACAACTCGGTGATTCTAATGTTGATGCAAGAAGGACAGCACGAGAAAGTCCATGAGGTTTATACTGAGATGTGTAATGAAGGTGATTGTTTTCCAGACACGGTTACTTACTCTGCGCTTATATCCTCATATGAAAAACTAGGCCGTGATGATTCTGCGATAAGGTTGTTTGATGAGATGAAGGATAACTGTATGCAGCCTACAGAGAAAATATACACCACGTTGTTGGGAATATACTTCAAGGTGGGTAAAGTTGAGAAAGCTTTGGATCTTTTCGAGGAGATGAAACAAGCAGGTTGTTCGCCAACTGTTTATACTTACACAGAACTGATAAAGGGACTTGGTAAAGCTGGGAGGGTAGAAGAAGCATATGGTTTATATAAGAATATGCTTAGAGATGGATTAACTCCTGATGTTGTGTTCTTAAACAACCTGATGAACATTTTAGGCAAAGTGGGTCGAGTTGAGGAGCTGAAAAATGTGTTCAGTGAGATGGGGATGTGGAGATGTACACCCACTGTAGTTTCGTACAATACTGTGATTAAAGCTCTGTTTGagtctaaagcacctgtttcgGAAGtgagtttttggtttgataagaTGAAAGCAGACGGTGTTTTCCCTAGTGAATTCACTTACTCGATCCTTATAGATGGTTATTGTAAGACAAATAGAGTAGAGAAAGCTCTGTTGCTTCTTGAGGAGATGGATGAGAAAGGTTTTCCACCTTGTCCTGCAGCGTATTGCAGCCTCATAAACGCTTTGGGAAAGGCGAAAAGATATGAAGCAGCGAATGAGCTATTCaaagaactaaaagaaaatttcGGCAATGTAAGTTCTCGAGTATACGCTGTGATGATCAAACATTTTGGGAAATGCGGGAAGCTCAGTGAAGCTGTAGATCTCTTCAATGAGATGAAAAACCAAGGAAGTGGTCCTGATGTTTACGCTTACAACGCCCTCATGTCAGGAATGGTAAAGGCTGGTATGGTAAACGAAGCTAACTCGTTGCTTAGAAAGATGGAAGAAACCGGTTGCAGCGCTGATATAAACTCGCATAATATTATCCTCAATGGGTTTGCTAGAACAGGTGTGCCAAGGCGGGCTATAGAAATGTTTGAAACTATGAAGCATTGTGGTATTAAGCCTGATGGTGTTACGTATAATACTCTTCTTGGATGCTTCGCACATGCTGGAATGTTTGAGGAGGCTGCAAGAATGATGAGAGAGATGAAAGATAAAGGATTTGAGTATGATGCCATCACTTACTCATCTATACTTGAAGCTGTTGGCAATGTGGATCATGAAAAAGATGTTTAA
- the LOC109130793 gene encoding F-box/kelch-repeat protein At3g16740-like — protein sequence MLVVWNPYTGRTRWIGVELRSDKHRGIWYGHALGYDKSNHKILRYSNVPGAMYVHEIYDVNSDSWRVLDVTPDWDVEFGNYGLSLKGNTYWYGTDKVSREDVPDFLLCFDFTTERFGPRLPLPFESYSEDAVVLSSVREEQLAVLYQHCETYEMEIWITTKIEPNALSWSKFLAVDMDPLTGCRFYSGGSFLVDEEKRAVVVF from the coding sequence ATGctcgtggtttggaacccgtatACAGGGCGAACTCGGTGGATCGGCGTTGAACTCAGATCCGATAAGCACAGAGGGATCTGGTATGGTCATGCTCTCGGATACGACAAGAGCAACCATAAAATCTTGAGATATTCAAATGTTCCCGGGGCGATGTATGTGCACGAGATCTACGATGTAAACTCTgattcatggagggttcttgatgTCACTCCAGACTGGGATGTGGAGTTTGGTAACTACGGCCTGTCTTTGAAGGGAAATACGTACTGGTATGGTACAGATAAGGTATCCCGAGAAGACGTCCCTGATTTCTTACTATGCTTTGATTTTACTACAGAAAGGTTTGGTCCGCGTCTGCCTCTGCCTTTTGAGTCTTATAGTGAAGATGCAGTGGTTTTGTCTAGTGTTAGAGAAGAGCAGCTTGCGGTGTTGTATCAGCACTGTGAAACATATGAGATGGAGATTTGGATTACGACCAAGATTGAGCCCAATGCATTGTCCTGGAGCAAGTTCTTAGCGGTGGATATGGATCCACTCACAGGGTGTCGGTTCTATAGCGGTGGCAGTTTCCTCGTTGACGAGGAGAAGAGAGCTGTGGTTGTCTTT